Genomic segment of Populus nigra chromosome 6, ddPopNigr1.1, whole genome shotgun sequence:
ggAAAAACATCGTAAcaatttatagtattttaaaggaaaaaaattacaaagcaaaatttttaaccagctcaacatttaaaaagtaaaatcaacaaaaataatttttgaaaaaaaaataataaaaaaagaggaatgttggaaaaaaaaggaaagtaattttgaaaaaaaagaaaaaataaacaaaaaatagaggaaaagttggaaaaaaatgaaaaaataaaaagaaaaaaagaagaaaagcactatggattactattgtaatccacaatgCATTAGGTGTGGGGGAATAATGATTTTCCCCACaccctttaattttatgtataataatatttttaaaacataaggTATTCTGATCCACCTTACACACATcatattaaacatatatttgaaaatattatgcaaattatatttttttaacatgtaatttctttacttaaaattaattattttatgctttttaaaatattttaatatactaatattaaaaatattattttaatatatttttaaataaaaaatattttaaattacaattattattacattttcaaacacaCTCAAAATCTCTTTTTATACAGGACCAAACCCTACAACCTGCAGGCCCAAGAGATATATTAGAgatatattgataataatatttgaaCCCACCTTGTCTTTCAGTTCTGCTGTCTTTGCGAGGAAAGCTTTCAACGGTGCGGTGTACATCATAAATCTTATATTTACTGTCACAAATCTTCTTCTAGCCACTAgaaatttacttttcattaattttaagactagtaggattaattaaaattaaaaataagtaaaaaaatttaaaaaatcaagaaaataaaaaaaaactgaaaaaaccaaaccatgaaaaaaaaccgattaaaattttaaaaaaatcaactggtTCGGTTTCGATTTATaagcctaaaataaaaaaaaccgaactaaactgaaacctaaaaaaaccagaaaaaaaccgagccaatcaaaaaaaccaagtcaaactggtttgaatcggtttttatcttaaaaatctaatcgaattgaaattgatttcggttttttttttataaaaaatcgatttgattatttttttttgaataaaaactaaacaaaataaaaaataatcaattttaattcaagTATGTATAAGCTGACCAAACATtcgtattaatatttaaaaacataatatttgaaCGGGGAGCATATTACGTCGATCTTAGCTAAATGCCGCCAAAACAACCCCTCCATTAAACTGTTGTATTAATTAACAGCACTGACAATTTAGTTGAGCGTGGGTGTGGACATCACTCCTTCCATGGAAACCATGCTCAGGCTGGACCTGTTCATGCCAGAGACTAATTAAATGGAAGAGTAAATAAATGACAGGACATCTAGAAGTTGCTAGTTGCTGTTGTCATTACCAGCATGGAAAGTGAAGTCAACTTTCattattaaactaaattaacaaataaattttctaaaaaaataataaaaaaatattttttaaacttgatttgtCTTATcaggttaataaaaaaactctaaactcAAAACCTAACCTAAATTTTTAGCTAAACCGATAGCATTGATTTGAAAAACCCTGCAGTACTAGAATTCAGTGATCTAATTCATCATGACAAATGatgttctaataaaaataataatttaataattaaaacttgTTAATCATATCAGTTGGAAATTatcattttcaattcattttttataaaaaaataaccaaactaaattaaaaaaaaaccaaattcgaTTCAAACTAACcagttttgatttggtttggttttttagacaaaaacaaGTTCAAATCGATTTGACTCTATTTTTtctgtttggctcggttttgacTTGGTTTGgatcggttttggctcggttttttccggtatggctcggtttttttttacttggctcgagtttttttttgggtttaggttcagttcagttcggtttttcaattttaggtttatgaaaccgaaaccgaactgatcggttttttaaaattttaatcggtttttttcacagttcggtttttttttcagtttttttgattttttcggttttttagtttttttgctcacccctaacaTCAGTATTGAAAccaatatgtttaaaaaatatagtataatatatttttttatcagcacATAAAAACagggttgaaaaaataaaaaaatttaaagtaaattaaaaattatttttaatacataaaaataaatatacaaaaaaaaatagaggccTGTTTTGAACTTTTCCAATAGCCTTTTAGTAATGATTGGAATGACGGGAATGACTTTTCAcaaaagaggttttttttaatatataatatttttatatcgggcattaaatataaaaatataaaaatattattttaaataaaaaataaccacaatttCAAGATCCTCTAAACAAAGCCCAGATTCTTCGTTAAAACAGAAAGGAAAAGCCCATACGGAAATGGTAAAAACACCATGAAGAACCATTTTATTTGGCGTCGCCCGGACTCGAACCGGAGACCTTCAGTGTGTTAGACTGACGTGATAACCAACTACACCACGACACCGTGTTTGCTCGGCTTcaatatatgtattataataatatattcatTAAACTGTTAAGAATGGTAATTATGAATCCTTGGACAGCACGCATTGAATTGAGAGAAAAATGAGGGGAGACGGTGGCATTAGGGCTTGAAACGGCCGCCAATacaggaaaggaaaaggaaaccgACTAATTTTATGGTTGGTGGGGTTTTGCTGATCATTGTTGACCTATCCTTTTTCCTTTGGGCACCACATCTTTTCCTGAATTTTAGGCGTTTGTATCCACTACAAATTCTCTCAATATCAATCACTTCCCTTTCATACTCTCCTTTCCTTCGTTTCTCTCTGAACTTGATTTTTCTGGAGAAGGGGAtttctctgtttctccttctctctTGCAATTCTAGCATGGCTCCCTCACGATGGATAAGGCCTGAGGTACGTTCTTCCACCGTCTTGTTTCCGTTATGTTCCGGATAaagtcagaaaaaaataatactaattaGCGTTCTTCatgacatgatgaacaatgaggttttagggtttttagatGAAGAAATATGAGTATATAAGCAAGTATTTTTCTTGTCTTGTTTCATGACGAAAAAGATTGGTTCTTGTAACAGGTGTTTCCACTCTTTGCATCTGTTGGTGTAGCTGTTGGTATTTGTGGCATGCAACTTCTTAGGAATATAACCACCAACCCTGAAGTAAGGTAATGCTATGCACAAGGAAGAGGCTCGAACACGCACGACACTTTTGGATAGAATGTTGTGCATTAATTGGATCTTGacaatcaatttgattttatgaataattGCTGTTTGTTTAGgctgattttgttatttatatattattgatttGAATCTGGCGGCGGTGGCTCAGGGTGACGAAAGAGAACAGGGCAGCAGGAGTGCTTGACAACTTTAAAGAGGGCGAGAAATATGCAGAACATGGTCTTAGGAAGTATGTCCGAAAGAGAACTCCTCAGATCATGCCATCCATCAACGGTTTCTTCTCAGACCCAGATCTTCCAACTAACTAAAACCCGCTGACCACTCTATTTAGGATTGCATCTTTTCAAGTTTGAAATCTGGAGGAAGAAAGC
This window contains:
- the LOC133698064 gene encoding uncharacterized protein LOC133698064 is translated as MVGGVLLIIVDLSFFLWAPHLFLNFRRLYPLQILSISITSLSYSPFLRFSLNLIFLEKGISLFLLLSCNSSMAPSRWIRPEVFPLFASVGVAVGICGMQLLRNITTNPEVRVTKENRAAGVLDNFKEGEKYAEHGLRKYVRKRTPQIMPSINGFFSDPDLPTN